A genome region from Bradyrhizobium sp. WSM1417 includes the following:
- a CDS encoding glutathione S-transferase family protein yields the protein MSLKLFELVGTDASRPFSPFCWRTRMALAHKSLSAETLPWRFTEKSAIAPHGSEKVPVLLHHDQPVVDSWAIATYLEDKFPDRPSLFGGEGGRAMARMLNAWGDIAIVGGIFPLIIADIPKNLDEVDAAYFRQSREARFGGKTLEEIMASRDAGVVAFRKSLEVMRQTLKKQPFIGGAAPNYADYIVFGGFQWARVTSPFKLLEADDPVYAWREKLLDAFDGMARKSPGHAV from the coding sequence ATGTCGCTCAAACTCTTCGAACTCGTCGGCACCGACGCATCGCGACCGTTCAGCCCGTTTTGCTGGCGCACGCGGATGGCGCTGGCGCACAAGAGCCTTTCGGCGGAAACGCTGCCCTGGCGCTTCACCGAGAAAAGCGCGATTGCGCCGCACGGCTCGGAGAAGGTGCCGGTGCTGCTGCATCACGACCAGCCGGTGGTCGATTCCTGGGCGATCGCGACCTATCTCGAAGACAAGTTTCCGGACCGGCCGTCGCTGTTCGGCGGCGAGGGTGGCCGCGCCATGGCGCGCATGCTCAACGCCTGGGGCGACATCGCCATCGTCGGCGGCATCTTTCCCCTGATCATCGCCGACATCCCGAAGAATCTGGACGAGGTCGACGCCGCCTATTTCCGCCAGTCGCGCGAGGCGCGTTTCGGCGGCAAGACGCTGGAAGAGATCATGGCCAGCCGCGATGCCGGCGTGGTCGCCTTCCGCAAATCGCTCGAGGTGATGCGGCAGACCCTGAAGAAGCAGCCCTTCATCGGCGGCGCCGCACCAAACTATGCCGACTACATCGTGTTCGGCGGTTTTCAGTGGGCGCGCGTGACGAGCCCGTTCAAGCTGCTGGAAGCGGATGACCCGGTCTACGCCTGGCGCGAAAAGCTGCTCGATGCGTTCGACGGCATGGCGCGGAAATCCCCGGGGCACGCGGTGTAG